A single Macaca mulatta isolate MMU2019108-1 chromosome 11, T2T-MMU8v2.0, whole genome shotgun sequence DNA region contains:
- the RAD52 gene encoding DNA repair protein RAD52 homolog isoform X4: MSGTEEAILGGRESHPAAGSGAVLCFGQCQYTAEEYQAIQKALRQRLGPEYISSRMAGGGQKVCYIEGHRVINLANEMFGYNGWAHSVTQQNVDFVDLNNGKFYVGVCAFVRVQLKDGSYHEDVGYGVSEGLKSKALSLEKARKEAVTDGLKRALRSFGNALGNCVLDKDYLRSLNKLPRQLPLEVDLTEAKRQDFEPSVEEARYNSCRPNMALGHPQLQEVTSPSRPSRVVIQGDKDCSSRGLTSSTVESEATYQRKLRQKQLQQQFRERMEKQHVHVSRPSAEKSEAARAAPPLTHSTPVTAVSEPLPEKDFLAGVTQELIKTLEDNSEKWAVTPDAGDGVAKPSSRADPAQAADTLALNHQMVTQDRTPHSLCHQKPQAKFGSWDLQTYSTDQRVTGNWESHRKSQDMKKRKYDPS; encoded by the exons ATGTCTGGGACTGAGGAAGCAATTCTTGGAGGACGTGAAAGCCATCCTGCTGCAGGCAGCGGCGCGGTGTTGTGCTTTGGACAG TGCCAGTACACAGCCGAAGAGTACCAGGCCATCCAgaaggccctgaggcagaggctgggcccagAATACATAAGCAGCCGCATGGCTGGAGGAGGCCAGAAG gTGTGTTACATTGAGGGTCATCGAGTAATTAatctggccaatgagatgttTGGTTACAATGGCTGGGCACACTCCGTCACACAGCAGAATGTGG ATTTTGTTGACCTCAACAATGGCAAGTTCTACGTGGGAGTCTGTGCGTTTGTGAGGGTCCAGTTGAAG GATGGTTCCTATCACGAAGATGTTGGTTACGGTGTTAGTGAGGGCCTCAAGTCCAAGGCCTTATCTCTGGAGAAGGCAAGGAAGGAGGCGGTGACAGATGGGCTGAAGCGAGCCCTCAG GAGTTTTGGAAATGCGCTTGGAAACTGTGTTCTGGACAAAGACTACCTGAGATCACTAAATAAGCTTCCACGCCAG TTGCCTCTTGAAGTGGATTTAACTGAAGCGAAGAGACAAGATTTTGAACCATCTGTGGAAGAGGCAAGATATAACAGCTGCCGACCGAACATGGCCCTGGGACACCCACAACTACAGGAGGTGACCTCCCCTTCCAGACCAAGCCGTGTTGTGATACAGGGCGACAAGGACTGCAGCTCCCG AGGCCTGACTTCATCCACCGTGGAGAGCGAGGCCACGTACCAGCGGAAGCTCCGGCAaaagcagctgcagcagcagttCCGGGAGCGGATGGAGAAGCAGCACGTTCACGTCTCCAGGCCGTCCGCTGAGAAGAGTGAGG CGGCGCGTGCGGCCCCTCCTCTGACGCACAGCACTCCTGTAACCGCCGTCTCGGAACCACTCCCGGAGAAAGACTTCCTTGCAGGAGTGACTCAAGAATTAATCA AGACTCTTGAAGACAACTCTGAAAAGTGGGCTGTGACTCCAGATGCCGGGGATGGTGTGGCCAAGCCCTCGTCTAGAGCAGACCCAGCCCAGGCCGCTGACACACTAGCCCTGAACCACCAGATGGTGACCCAGGACAGGACTCCACACAGCCTTTGCCACCAGAAACCACAAGCAAAATTTGGATCTTGGGACCTCCAGACTTACAGCACCGACCAGCGCGTAACAG GAAACTGGGAATCTCATAGGAAGAGCCAGgacatgaagaaaaggaaatacgATCCATCTTAA
- the RAD52 gene encoding DNA repair protein RAD52 homolog isoform X5, protein MAGGGQKVCYIEGHRVINLANEMFGYNGWAHSVTQQNVDFVDLNNGKFYVGVCAFVRVQLKDGSYHEDVGYGVSEGLKSKALSLEKARKEAVTDGLKRALRSFGNALGNCVLDKDYLRSLNKLPRQLPLEVDLTEAKRQDFEPSVEEARYNSCRPNMALGHPQLQEVTSPSRPSRVVIQGDKDCSSRGLTSSTVESEATYQRKLRQKQLQQQFRERMEKQHVHVSRPSAEKSEAARAAPPLTHSTPVTAVSEPLPEKDFLAGVTQELIKTLEDNSEKWAVTPDAGDGVAKPSSRADPAQAADTLALNHQMVTQDRTPHSLCHQKPQAKFGSWDLQTYSTDQRVTGNWESHRKSQDMKKRKYDPS, encoded by the exons ATGGCTGGAGGAGGCCAGAAG gTGTGTTACATTGAGGGTCATCGAGTAATTAatctggccaatgagatgttTGGTTACAATGGCTGGGCACACTCCGTCACACAGCAGAATGTGG ATTTTGTTGACCTCAACAATGGCAAGTTCTACGTGGGAGTCTGTGCGTTTGTGAGGGTCCAGTTGAAG GATGGTTCCTATCACGAAGATGTTGGTTACGGTGTTAGTGAGGGCCTCAAGTCCAAGGCCTTATCTCTGGAGAAGGCAAGGAAGGAGGCGGTGACAGATGGGCTGAAGCGAGCCCTCAG GAGTTTTGGAAATGCGCTTGGAAACTGTGTTCTGGACAAAGACTACCTGAGATCACTAAATAAGCTTCCACGCCAG TTGCCTCTTGAAGTGGATTTAACTGAAGCGAAGAGACAAGATTTTGAACCATCTGTGGAAGAGGCAAGATATAACAGCTGCCGACCGAACATGGCCCTGGGACACCCACAACTACAGGAGGTGACCTCCCCTTCCAGACCAAGCCGTGTTGTGATACAGGGCGACAAGGACTGCAGCTCCCG AGGCCTGACTTCATCCACCGTGGAGAGCGAGGCCACGTACCAGCGGAAGCTCCGGCAaaagcagctgcagcagcagttCCGGGAGCGGATGGAGAAGCAGCACGTTCACGTCTCCAGGCCGTCCGCTGAGAAGAGTGAGG CGGCGCGTGCGGCCCCTCCTCTGACGCACAGCACTCCTGTAACCGCCGTCTCGGAACCACTCCCGGAGAAAGACTTCCTTGCAGGAGTGACTCAAGAATTAATCA AGACTCTTGAAGACAACTCTGAAAAGTGGGCTGTGACTCCAGATGCCGGGGATGGTGTGGCCAAGCCCTCGTCTAGAGCAGACCCAGCCCAGGCCGCTGACACACTAGCCCTGAACCACCAGATGGTGACCCAGGACAGGACTCCACACAGCCTTTGCCACCAGAAACCACAAGCAAAATTTGGATCTTGGGACCTCCAGACTTACAGCACCGACCAGCGCGTAACAG GAAACTGGGAATCTCATAGGAAGAGCCAGgacatgaagaaaaggaaatacgATCCATCTTAA
- the RAD52 gene encoding DNA repair protein RAD52 homolog isoform X2 yields the protein MLWYCIFEIKMTVQMRSAGVKMSGTEEAILGGRESHPAAGSGAVLCFGQCQYTAEEYQAIQKALRQRLGPEYISSRMAGGGQKVCYIEGHRVINLANEMFGYNGWAHSVTQQNVDFVDLNNGKFYVGVCAFVRVQLKDGSYHEDVGYGVSEGLKSKALSLEKARKEAVTDGLKRALRSFGNALGNCVLDKDYLRSLNKLPRQLPLEVDLTEAKRQDFEPSVEEARYNSCRPNMALGHPQLQEVTSPSRPSRVVIQGDKDCSSRGLTSSTVESEATYQRKLRQKQLQQQFRERMEKQHVHVSRPSAEKSEAARAAPPLTHSTPVTAVSEPLPEKDFLAGVTQELIKTLEDNSEKWAVTPDAGDGVAKPSSRADPAQAADTLALNHQMVTQDRTPHSLCHQKPQAKFGSWDLQTYSTDQRVTGNWESHRKSQDMKKRKYDPS from the exons ATGCTATGGTATTGCATTTTTGAAATTAAGATGACCGTACAAATG AGGTCAGCTGGAGTCAAGATGTCTGGGACTGAGGAAGCAATTCTTGGAGGACGTGAAAGCCATCCTGCTGCAGGCAGCGGCGCGGTGTTGTGCTTTGGACAG TGCCAGTACACAGCCGAAGAGTACCAGGCCATCCAgaaggccctgaggcagaggctgggcccagAATACATAAGCAGCCGCATGGCTGGAGGAGGCCAGAAG gTGTGTTACATTGAGGGTCATCGAGTAATTAatctggccaatgagatgttTGGTTACAATGGCTGGGCACACTCCGTCACACAGCAGAATGTGG ATTTTGTTGACCTCAACAATGGCAAGTTCTACGTGGGAGTCTGTGCGTTTGTGAGGGTCCAGTTGAAG GATGGTTCCTATCACGAAGATGTTGGTTACGGTGTTAGTGAGGGCCTCAAGTCCAAGGCCTTATCTCTGGAGAAGGCAAGGAAGGAGGCGGTGACAGATGGGCTGAAGCGAGCCCTCAG GAGTTTTGGAAATGCGCTTGGAAACTGTGTTCTGGACAAAGACTACCTGAGATCACTAAATAAGCTTCCACGCCAG TTGCCTCTTGAAGTGGATTTAACTGAAGCGAAGAGACAAGATTTTGAACCATCTGTGGAAGAGGCAAGATATAACAGCTGCCGACCGAACATGGCCCTGGGACACCCACAACTACAGGAGGTGACCTCCCCTTCCAGACCAAGCCGTGTTGTGATACAGGGCGACAAGGACTGCAGCTCCCG AGGCCTGACTTCATCCACCGTGGAGAGCGAGGCCACGTACCAGCGGAAGCTCCGGCAaaagcagctgcagcagcagttCCGGGAGCGGATGGAGAAGCAGCACGTTCACGTCTCCAGGCCGTCCGCTGAGAAGAGTGAGG CGGCGCGTGCGGCCCCTCCTCTGACGCACAGCACTCCTGTAACCGCCGTCTCGGAACCACTCCCGGAGAAAGACTTCCTTGCAGGAGTGACTCAAGAATTAATCA AGACTCTTGAAGACAACTCTGAAAAGTGGGCTGTGACTCCAGATGCCGGGGATGGTGTGGCCAAGCCCTCGTCTAGAGCAGACCCAGCCCAGGCCGCTGACACACTAGCCCTGAACCACCAGATGGTGACCCAGGACAGGACTCCACACAGCCTTTGCCACCAGAAACCACAAGCAAAATTTGGATCTTGGGACCTCCAGACTTACAGCACCGACCAGCGCGTAACAG GAAACTGGGAATCTCATAGGAAGAGCCAGgacatgaagaaaaggaaatacgATCCATCTTAA
- the RAD52 gene encoding DNA repair protein RAD52 homolog isoform X3: MCGYQRSAGVKMSGTEEAILGGRESHPAAGSGAVLCFGQCQYTAEEYQAIQKALRQRLGPEYISSRMAGGGQKVCYIEGHRVINLANEMFGYNGWAHSVTQQNVDFVDLNNGKFYVGVCAFVRVQLKDGSYHEDVGYGVSEGLKSKALSLEKARKEAVTDGLKRALRSFGNALGNCVLDKDYLRSLNKLPRQLPLEVDLTEAKRQDFEPSVEEARYNSCRPNMALGHPQLQEVTSPSRPSRVVIQGDKDCSSRGLTSSTVESEATYQRKLRQKQLQQQFRERMEKQHVHVSRPSAEKSEAARAAPPLTHSTPVTAVSEPLPEKDFLAGVTQELIKTLEDNSEKWAVTPDAGDGVAKPSSRADPAQAADTLALNHQMVTQDRTPHSLCHQKPQAKFGSWDLQTYSTDQRVTGNWESHRKSQDMKKRKYDPS, encoded by the exons atgtgtgggtacCAG AGGTCAGCTGGAGTCAAGATGTCTGGGACTGAGGAAGCAATTCTTGGAGGACGTGAAAGCCATCCTGCTGCAGGCAGCGGCGCGGTGTTGTGCTTTGGACAG TGCCAGTACACAGCCGAAGAGTACCAGGCCATCCAgaaggccctgaggcagaggctgggcccagAATACATAAGCAGCCGCATGGCTGGAGGAGGCCAGAAG gTGTGTTACATTGAGGGTCATCGAGTAATTAatctggccaatgagatgttTGGTTACAATGGCTGGGCACACTCCGTCACACAGCAGAATGTGG ATTTTGTTGACCTCAACAATGGCAAGTTCTACGTGGGAGTCTGTGCGTTTGTGAGGGTCCAGTTGAAG GATGGTTCCTATCACGAAGATGTTGGTTACGGTGTTAGTGAGGGCCTCAAGTCCAAGGCCTTATCTCTGGAGAAGGCAAGGAAGGAGGCGGTGACAGATGGGCTGAAGCGAGCCCTCAG GAGTTTTGGAAATGCGCTTGGAAACTGTGTTCTGGACAAAGACTACCTGAGATCACTAAATAAGCTTCCACGCCAG TTGCCTCTTGAAGTGGATTTAACTGAAGCGAAGAGACAAGATTTTGAACCATCTGTGGAAGAGGCAAGATATAACAGCTGCCGACCGAACATGGCCCTGGGACACCCACAACTACAGGAGGTGACCTCCCCTTCCAGACCAAGCCGTGTTGTGATACAGGGCGACAAGGACTGCAGCTCCCG AGGCCTGACTTCATCCACCGTGGAGAGCGAGGCCACGTACCAGCGGAAGCTCCGGCAaaagcagctgcagcagcagttCCGGGAGCGGATGGAGAAGCAGCACGTTCACGTCTCCAGGCCGTCCGCTGAGAAGAGTGAGG CGGCGCGTGCGGCCCCTCCTCTGACGCACAGCACTCCTGTAACCGCCGTCTCGGAACCACTCCCGGAGAAAGACTTCCTTGCAGGAGTGACTCAAGAATTAATCA AGACTCTTGAAGACAACTCTGAAAAGTGGGCTGTGACTCCAGATGCCGGGGATGGTGTGGCCAAGCCCTCGTCTAGAGCAGACCCAGCCCAGGCCGCTGACACACTAGCCCTGAACCACCAGATGGTGACCCAGGACAGGACTCCACACAGCCTTTGCCACCAGAAACCACAAGCAAAATTTGGATCTTGGGACCTCCAGACTTACAGCACCGACCAGCGCGTAACAG GAAACTGGGAATCTCATAGGAAGAGCCAGgacatgaagaaaaggaaatacgATCCATCTTAA
- the RAD52 gene encoding DNA repair protein RAD52 homolog isoform X1, which produces MPVIPALWEPETGGSTERSAGVKMSGTEEAILGGRESHPAAGSGAVLCFGQCQYTAEEYQAIQKALRQRLGPEYISSRMAGGGQKVCYIEGHRVINLANEMFGYNGWAHSVTQQNVDFVDLNNGKFYVGVCAFVRVQLKDGSYHEDVGYGVSEGLKSKALSLEKARKEAVTDGLKRALRSFGNALGNCVLDKDYLRSLNKLPRQLPLEVDLTEAKRQDFEPSVEEARYNSCRPNMALGHPQLQEVTSPSRPSRVVIQGDKDCSSRGLTSSTVESEATYQRKLRQKQLQQQFRERMEKQHVHVSRPSAEKSEAARAAPPLTHSTPVTAVSEPLPEKDFLAGVTQELIKTLEDNSEKWAVTPDAGDGVAKPSSRADPAQAADTLALNHQMVTQDRTPHSLCHQKPQAKFGSWDLQTYSTDQRVTGNWESHRKSQDMKKRKYDPS; this is translated from the exons atgcctgtaataccagcactttgggagcctgagacgggcggatcaactgag AGGTCAGCTGGAGTCAAGATGTCTGGGACTGAGGAAGCAATTCTTGGAGGACGTGAAAGCCATCCTGCTGCAGGCAGCGGCGCGGTGTTGTGCTTTGGACAG TGCCAGTACACAGCCGAAGAGTACCAGGCCATCCAgaaggccctgaggcagaggctgggcccagAATACATAAGCAGCCGCATGGCTGGAGGAGGCCAGAAG gTGTGTTACATTGAGGGTCATCGAGTAATTAatctggccaatgagatgttTGGTTACAATGGCTGGGCACACTCCGTCACACAGCAGAATGTGG ATTTTGTTGACCTCAACAATGGCAAGTTCTACGTGGGAGTCTGTGCGTTTGTGAGGGTCCAGTTGAAG GATGGTTCCTATCACGAAGATGTTGGTTACGGTGTTAGTGAGGGCCTCAAGTCCAAGGCCTTATCTCTGGAGAAGGCAAGGAAGGAGGCGGTGACAGATGGGCTGAAGCGAGCCCTCAG GAGTTTTGGAAATGCGCTTGGAAACTGTGTTCTGGACAAAGACTACCTGAGATCACTAAATAAGCTTCCACGCCAG TTGCCTCTTGAAGTGGATTTAACTGAAGCGAAGAGACAAGATTTTGAACCATCTGTGGAAGAGGCAAGATATAACAGCTGCCGACCGAACATGGCCCTGGGACACCCACAACTACAGGAGGTGACCTCCCCTTCCAGACCAAGCCGTGTTGTGATACAGGGCGACAAGGACTGCAGCTCCCG AGGCCTGACTTCATCCACCGTGGAGAGCGAGGCCACGTACCAGCGGAAGCTCCGGCAaaagcagctgcagcagcagttCCGGGAGCGGATGGAGAAGCAGCACGTTCACGTCTCCAGGCCGTCCGCTGAGAAGAGTGAGG CGGCGCGTGCGGCCCCTCCTCTGACGCACAGCACTCCTGTAACCGCCGTCTCGGAACCACTCCCGGAGAAAGACTTCCTTGCAGGAGTGACTCAAGAATTAATCA AGACTCTTGAAGACAACTCTGAAAAGTGGGCTGTGACTCCAGATGCCGGGGATGGTGTGGCCAAGCCCTCGTCTAGAGCAGACCCAGCCCAGGCCGCTGACACACTAGCCCTGAACCACCAGATGGTGACCCAGGACAGGACTCCACACAGCCTTTGCCACCAGAAACCACAAGCAAAATTTGGATCTTGGGACCTCCAGACTTACAGCACCGACCAGCGCGTAACAG GAAACTGGGAATCTCATAGGAAGAGCCAGgacatgaagaaaaggaaatacgATCCATCTTAA